One region of Astyanax mexicanus isolate ESR-SI-001 chromosome 15, AstMex3_surface, whole genome shotgun sequence genomic DNA includes:
- the slc16a5a gene encoding monocarboxylate transporter 6 translates to MATRQRQSAESCNMEGGDVDKEEAETPPDQSQPVANSAPDGGWGWVILVSSIVVLALTLAFPSCMSIFYTDLQKQFHASNSVTSWVPSIMTAVLHAGGPLCSVLVERFGCRATVIMGGVLSGIGMAASAFTNSIVELYITAGVITGLGFCFSFQPAVTILGQYFVRRRVFANAMSSTGTALGLSTLPTLSNYLHTEFGWRGSFLILGGMLLNCCVCGALMRPLGPSKPKAHKQKANGPTKTGKENLKLLASCIRRHMAFDQFCNNQRYRVFSLGVTWMMLGFVVPLIFLVPFATDNGMDQNKAALLLNVLGFVNIIVRPAFGLLFNLAWFKGRHIYVLSVALLLNGLSNCICCFSATFPVLLVYMLCYGLTMSVVGTLLFTVLMDIVEMNRFLSALGLLAIMESVTLLIGPPLAGLLVDKTGEYTYVYLASSITVVTSALFLLVSFYWLDYRSTAKKEPSPVSASLQSPDCQYIRVSAGEAEKQAAIQTERVTSV, encoded by the exons ATGGCCACACGACAGCGGCAGTCTGCAGAGTCCTGCAACATGGAGGGGGGAGACGTCGATAAAGAAGAAGCTGAAACACCGCCGGATCAATCACAGCCCGTGGCCAATAGTGCTCCAGATGGAGGCTGGGGCTGGGTGATCCTTGTGTCTTCTATAGTGGTCCTGGCCCTGACACTGGCTTTCCCATCCTGCATGAGCATCTTCTACACAGATCTCCAGAAACAGTTTCATGCCAGCAACAGCGTAACATCATGGGTGCCATCTATAATGACAGCAGTCCTGCACGCTGGAG GTCCACTGTGCAGTGTGTTAGTGGAACGATTTGGTTGTCGAGCAACCGTGATAATGGGAGGAGTCTTAAGCGGGATAGGAATGGCGGCCAGTGCCTTTACAAATTCCATCGTTGAACTTTACATCACTGCAGGGGTTATTACAG gTTTAGGGTTTTGTTTCAGTTTCCAGCCTGCTGTCACCATCCTGGGCCAATACTTTGTACGCCGTCGTGTCTTTGCCAATGCTATGTCCTCCACAGGCACAGCTCTTGGCCTTTCCACGCTGCCCACACTGAGTAACTACCTACACACTGAGTTTGGCTGGAGGGGCAGTTTTCTCATATTAGGCGGTATGCTACTCAACTGCTGCGTCTGTGGAGCACTTATGAGGCCACTGGGCCCAAGCaaacccaaagcacacaaacaaaaggcCAATGGCCCCACAAAGACTGGGAAAGAGAATCTAAAGCTTTTAGCATCTTGTATCCGTCGCCACATGGCCTTTGACCAGTTCTGTAATAACCAGCGTTATCGGGTTTTCTCACTGGGTGTTACTTGGATGATGCTGGGATTTGTAGTGCCTCTAATTTTCCTGGTTCCATTTGCCACAGACAACGGTATGGACCAGAACAAAGCTGCCCTGCTGCTCAATGTCTTGGGCTTCGTCAACATCATCGTGCGGCCGGCCTTTGGACTGCTCTTTAACCTGGCTTGGTTCAAGGGCCGTCATATATACGTGCTCTCCGTAGCGCTTCTTCTGAATGGACTGAGCAACTGTATCTGCTGCTTTTCAGCCACGTTTCCAGTGCTGCTGGTTTATATGCTATGTTATGGCCTGACGATGAGTGTGGTGGGCACACTGCTGTTCACCGTGCTGATGGACATCGTGGAAATGAACCGCTTCCTCTCTGCACTCGGCCTTCTGGCAATCATGGAGAGCGTCACGCTGCTGATTGGGCCACCCCTTGCAG GACTTCTGGTGGACAAAACTGGAGAGTATACATACGTGTACCTGGCCTCCAGTATCACAGTGGTCACATCAGCTTTATTTCTTTTGGTGTCCTTCTATTGGTTGGACTACCGTAGCACTGCCAAAAAGGAGCCATCGCCGGTCTCAGCATCACTTCAGTCTCCAGACTGCCAGTATATTAGAGTGTCTGCAGGAGAAGCAGAAAAGCAGGCCGCCATACAAACTGAGCGTGTGACGAGTGTATGA